From the Paludisphaera mucosa genome, one window contains:
- a CDS encoding ABC transporter permease gives MNDATNEAARGASPAGIGGWRGAGDVLGMLVVLAALAGLFGMFSGHFWSAQTVKTIVNQSADLTAVAVGMTLVLVIGGIDLSVGSVMALCAAVLGLATVDWNLPFPVAVAACLAAGAACGLVNGFITVHWSIPSFIVTLGMLESARGATYLITRSETKYVGPRIEWLARPIPGLGASTSFLIALGLVAAGHVLLTRTVLGRYMVAIGTNEEAVRLSGVDPRPTKMLTFVLSGLCAGIAAVFQVSRVSSADPNGGVGLELGAIAAVVIGGTSLMGGRGSVLRSFLGVLIIAVLQTGLDHVGASEPAKRLISGAVIVLAVVADVHRRSWGGTIRRAVGRFRTKPRPPA, from the coding sequence ATGAACGACGCGACGAACGAGGCCGCGAGGGGGGCGTCGCCGGCCGGCATCGGGGGCTGGCGAGGCGCGGGGGACGTCCTGGGCATGCTCGTCGTGCTCGCCGCGCTGGCCGGGCTGTTCGGGATGTTCAGCGGCCACTTCTGGTCGGCCCAGACGGTCAAGACGATCGTCAATCAGTCGGCCGACCTGACCGCCGTGGCCGTCGGCATGACGCTGGTGCTGGTGATCGGCGGGATCGATTTGTCGGTCGGCTCGGTCATGGCCCTGTGCGCGGCCGTGCTCGGCCTCGCCACGGTCGACTGGAACCTCCCGTTCCCCGTCGCGGTGGCCGCCTGTCTCGCCGCGGGCGCGGCCTGCGGGCTGGTCAACGGATTCATCACCGTGCACTGGTCGATCCCGTCGTTCATCGTGACGCTGGGCATGCTCGAATCGGCGCGGGGGGCGACGTACCTGATCACACGCTCGGAGACCAAATACGTCGGCCCGCGGATCGAGTGGCTGGCGCGGCCGATCCCCGGCCTGGGGGCGTCGACGAGCTTCCTGATCGCCCTGGGCCTGGTCGCCGCGGGCCACGTCCTCCTGACGCGAACGGTGCTCGGCCGCTACATGGTGGCGATCGGCACGAACGAGGAGGCGGTGCGGCTCTCGGGCGTCGACCCGCGGCCGACGAAGATGCTCACGTTCGTGCTCTCGGGCCTGTGCGCGGGGATCGCGGCGGTCTTCCAGGTCTCGCGCGTGTCGTCGGCCGACCCCAACGGCGGCGTCGGCCTGGAGCTTGGGGCGATCGCGGCGGTGGTGATCGGCGGCACGAGCCTAATGGGCGGCCGCGGCTCGGTGCTGCGGAGCTTCCTCGGCGTCCTCATCATCGCCGTTTTGCAGACGGGGCTCGACCACGTCGGCGCGAGCGAGCCGGCCAAACGGCTGATCAGCGGGGCCGTGATCGTGCTCGCGGTCGTCGCCGACGTCCACCGCCGCAGCTGGGGCGGGACGATCCGGCGGGCGGTGGGCCGATTCAGGACGAAGCCTCGCCCTCCGGCCTGA
- a CDS encoding MFS transporter, whose product MITRRTVWIMAVGSGLSVANLYYSQPLLERMGVDFAAPASRMGIVATATQVGYALGMLFLAPLGDLLERRRLIVVLLAATALALAAVALSPSFAWLAVASLVLGAATVTPQILVPFAAAIAEPSERGKVVGTVMSGLLIGILLARTASGFLGSHLGWRAVYWLAAGLMVVLMAVMARALPRSTPTLVGTTYGALMRSIAGLVRDLPALRSSALFGGLAFASFSVFWTVLAFHLATPPLHYGSDVVGLFGLVGAAGAAAAPLVGTFADRRGPRLSIGLGLALMLAAYAVLAAFGRSLTGLVVGVLLLDVGAQCNHISNQTRIYGLIPEARSRLNTVYMVSFFFGGAAGSAAGAAAWPRYGWAGACGVGVAFLAAALAVYATTRWDRPSLHVRPEGEASS is encoded by the coding sequence ATGATCACGCGACGGACGGTCTGGATCATGGCGGTCGGCAGCGGGCTGTCGGTCGCCAACCTCTACTATAGCCAGCCGTTGCTGGAACGCATGGGGGTCGACTTCGCCGCGCCGGCCTCGCGGATGGGGATCGTCGCGACGGCGACGCAGGTCGGCTACGCCCTGGGGATGTTGTTCCTCGCCCCCCTCGGCGACCTGCTGGAGCGGCGTCGGCTGATTGTCGTCCTGCTCGCCGCGACGGCCCTGGCCCTGGCGGCGGTGGCCCTGTCGCCGAGCTTCGCGTGGCTGGCCGTCGCCAGCCTGGTGCTGGGGGCGGCCACGGTCACGCCCCAGATCCTCGTGCCGTTCGCGGCGGCGATCGCCGAGCCGTCGGAGCGCGGCAAGGTCGTCGGCACGGTGATGAGCGGGCTCCTGATCGGCATCCTGCTGGCGAGGACGGCCAGCGGGTTCCTGGGATCGCACCTGGGCTGGCGGGCCGTCTACTGGCTGGCGGCCGGACTGATGGTCGTGCTGATGGCCGTCATGGCGCGGGCCCTGCCGCGGTCGACGCCGACGCTCGTGGGGACGACGTACGGGGCGCTGATGCGGTCGATCGCCGGCCTGGTGCGCGACCTGCCGGCGCTGCGGAGTTCGGCCCTGTTCGGGGGCCTGGCGTTCGCGTCGTTCAGCGTCTTCTGGACGGTCCTGGCGTTCCACCTGGCGACGCCGCCGCTGCATTACGGCAGCGACGTCGTCGGCCTGTTCGGGCTCGTCGGGGCCGCCGGCGCGGCCGCCGCGCCCCTGGTGGGGACGTTCGCCGACCGTCGCGGCCCGCGGCTGTCGATCGGCCTGGGGCTCGCGCTCATGCTCGCCGCTTACGCCGTGCTGGCCGCCTTCGGCCGCTCGCTGACGGGCCTGGTCGTCGGCGTCTTGCTGCTGGACGTCGGGGCCCAGTGCAACCACATCTCGAACCAGACGCGGATCTACGGCCTGATCCCCGAGGCGCGGAGCAGGCTGAACACGGTTTACATGGTCTCGTTCTTCTTCGGCGGGGCGGCCGGGTCGGCGGCGGGGGCCGCGGCCTGGCCCCGATACGGCTGGGCGGGCGCGTGCGGCGTGGGGGTCGCGTTCCTCGCCGCGGCGCTCGCGGTCTATGCGACGACGCGGTGGGACCGGCCGTCGTTGCACGTCAGGCCGGAGGGCGAGGCTTCGTCCTGA
- a CDS encoding sialidase family protein: MLLMKRLSPVLAVLLTLSPSAAPAQQATQPRDPAAGIRFLDLADQASRQLVVDREQGQYLGHPTTVLLEDGKTIVTVYPKGHGKGPIVLKRSEDGGLTWSERMPTPENWTTSQETPTIHRVIDAAGKKRLIVFSGMTPIRLSVSEDDGRTWSPLKKIGDFGGVVAMASVERLKDGRYMALYHGDGTNSREGGKKPTAFRVYKTLSADGGLTWGEPIVIAEDPKLHFCEPGLIRSPDGRQIAVFLRENSRAKNSHLITSDDEGETWTKPRELPLALTGDRHTGKYAPDGRLFVSFRDTAKGSPTWGDWVAWVGTYDDVVHGRDGQYKVRLMDNRHQADCAYPGVEVLPDGTLVATTYGHWTEGEKPYIVSVRLRLAELDAMARSNP, from the coding sequence ATGCTCCTCATGAAACGCCTGTCTCCCGTTCTGGCCGTCCTCCTCACGCTTTCCCCGTCGGCCGCACCGGCCCAGCAGGCCACGCAGCCCAGGGACCCGGCGGCGGGAATCCGGTTCCTCGACCTGGCCGACCAGGCCTCGCGTCAGCTCGTCGTCGATCGCGAGCAGGGGCAGTACCTTGGCCACCCGACGACGGTCCTGCTGGAGGACGGCAAGACGATCGTGACCGTCTACCCCAAGGGACACGGCAAGGGGCCGATCGTGCTGAAGCGGAGTGAGGACGGCGGCCTGACCTGGTCGGAGCGGATGCCGACCCCCGAGAACTGGACGACGTCGCAGGAGACCCCCACGATCCACCGCGTGATCGACGCGGCCGGCAAGAAGCGGCTGATCGTCTTCTCGGGCATGACGCCGATCCGGCTCTCGGTCAGCGAGGACGACGGCCGCACCTGGTCGCCCCTCAAGAAGATCGGCGACTTCGGAGGCGTCGTCGCCATGGCCAGCGTCGAGCGGCTGAAGGACGGCCGCTACATGGCGCTCTATCACGGCGACGGCACGAACTCGCGCGAGGGGGGCAAGAAGCCGACGGCGTTCCGCGTCTACAAGACCCTCTCCGCAGACGGCGGCCTGACCTGGGGCGAACCGATCGTCATCGCCGAGGACCCCAAACTCCATTTCTGCGAGCCCGGCCTGATCCGCTCGCCCGACGGCCGGCAGATCGCCGTCTTCCTCCGCGAGAACAGCCGCGCGAAGAACTCCCACCTCATCACGTCGGACGACGAGGGCGAGACCTGGACGAAGCCGCGCGAGCTGCCCCTGGCGCTCACCGGCGACCGCCACACGGGCAAGTACGCCCCCGACGGCCGCCTCTTCGTCTCCTTCCGCGACACCGCCAAGGGGAGCCCGACCTGGGGCGACTGGGTCGCCTGGGTCGGGACCTACGACGACGTCGTCCACGGCCGCGACGGCCAGTACAAGGTCCGCCTGATGGACAACCGCCACCAGGCCGACTGCGCATACCCCGGCGTCGAGGTCCTCCCCGACGGCACGTTGGTCGCGACGACCTACGGCCACTGGACCGAGGGAGAGAAGCCCTACATCGTCTCCGTCCGACTCAGGCTCGCCGAGCTGGACGCGATGGCGAGGTCGAATCCCTGA
- a CDS encoding sugar phosphate isomerase/epimerase family protein, with protein sequence MNAHRRGFLRSSLLAAAAAPALLRPSTALAIPPIVRKRPSHLKLSVAAYSYRQLLTAKPPQMDMFGFVDLAGHLGFDAVEPTSYYFPADADEAYFARFKRHAFLEGLDVSGTAIGNNFCVPSGEKRDEQLGLAKKWIDRAAFIGAPVIRFFAGNVPKDAAEEAAFGWVVECFNEVLPYAASKGIVLALENHGGITATPEQLLKFVAAIDHPSFGINLDTANFKGEDPYADIAQLAPYAVNVQVKTEIHRAGGKTEEADLGKIVDILRASLYAGYVVIEYEAKEDVLSAMPRYAAKLRSLI encoded by the coding sequence ATGAACGCTCATCGACGTGGATTTTTGCGCAGCTCGCTGCTCGCCGCGGCGGCCGCCCCCGCGCTGCTGCGGCCCTCGACGGCCCTGGCGATCCCCCCGATCGTCCGCAAGCGGCCGAGCCACCTCAAGCTCAGCGTCGCCGCCTACTCGTACCGCCAGCTGCTGACGGCCAAGCCGCCGCAGATGGACATGTTCGGATTCGTGGACCTGGCGGGGCACCTGGGCTTCGACGCCGTCGAGCCCACCTCGTACTACTTCCCCGCCGACGCCGACGAGGCCTACTTCGCCCGCTTCAAGCGGCACGCCTTCCTCGAAGGCCTGGACGTCTCGGGCACCGCCATCGGAAACAATTTCTGCGTCCCCTCGGGCGAGAAGCGCGACGAGCAGCTCGGGCTCGCGAAGAAGTGGATCGACCGCGCCGCGTTCATCGGCGCGCCGGTGATCCGGTTCTTCGCCGGCAACGTCCCCAAGGACGCGGCCGAGGAGGCCGCGTTCGGCTGGGTCGTCGAGTGCTTCAACGAGGTGCTCCCCTACGCCGCGTCCAAGGGGATCGTCCTGGCGCTCGAGAACCACGGCGGCATCACGGCCACGCCCGAACAGCTCCTGAAGTTCGTCGCCGCCATCGACCACCCGAGCTTCGGGATCAACCTCGACACGGCCAACTTCAAGGGCGAGGACCCCTACGCCGACATCGCGCAGCTCGCCCCGTACGCGGTCAATGTCCAGGTGAAGACCGAGATCCACCGCGCCGGCGGCAAGACCGAGGAGGCCGACCTCGGCAAGATCGTCGACATCCTCCGCGCCTCGCTCTACGCCGGCTACGTCGTCATCGAGTACGAGGCCAAGGAGGACGTCCTGTCCGCCATGCCCCGCTACGCCGCCAAGCTCCGCAGCCTGATCTGA
- the der gene encoding ribosome biogenesis GTPase Der: MALPKVVIVGRPNVGKSSLFNWLAGRRIAIVDDVAGVTRDRVGALVQTGDDDDPRFFELMDTGGVGIVDRDDLDQDVERQIDTAMNEADLILFVVDIREELMPLDELVAQRLRYLKTPVILVMNKADDPMFDDRGGEFYKLGRGKPIAVSTHQNRNKLQLIRLIEKLLPWEQSEKPADAVMKIAVVGRPNTGKSTFINTLAQAERMIVSERPGTTRDSVDVHFELDGLPFMAIDTAGVKRKAKIKDDLDFYSIHRAERSMRRADVVYLFLDPTQGVTRLDKQLADYIAKEYKPCIFVINKWDLMLADEDAQNEGRAGMTRFAHVVQHAFRNMSYMPMAFITAKTGKNVKALLNLSQALFKQANRRVGTGTLNRVLREAVEAHPPSMRDNRAPKIYYATQVGSAPPTVVLFVNSPRLFDATYLRYLLNVFREKLPFRDVPIKLYMRARKTADPSERKAPREDDGEDWGELIHDEADRDAAPAPAEEVRFLNREVNELLSDLDS; the protein is encoded by the coding sequence ATGGCTCTGCCCAAAGTCGTCATCGTGGGCCGGCCCAACGTCGGCAAGTCGTCCCTCTTCAACTGGCTCGCGGGCCGCCGGATCGCCATCGTCGACGACGTGGCCGGCGTCACCCGCGACCGCGTCGGCGCGCTCGTGCAGACCGGCGACGACGACGACCCCCGGTTCTTCGAGCTGATGGACACCGGCGGCGTCGGCATCGTCGACCGCGACGACCTCGACCAGGACGTCGAGCGCCAGATCGACACGGCCATGAACGAGGCCGACCTGATCCTCTTCGTCGTCGACATCCGCGAGGAGCTGATGCCGCTCGACGAGCTGGTCGCCCAGCGCCTGCGCTACCTGAAGACGCCGGTGATCCTGGTCATGAACAAGGCCGACGACCCGATGTTCGACGACCGCGGCGGCGAGTTCTACAAGCTCGGCCGCGGCAAGCCGATCGCCGTCTCGACCCACCAGAACCGCAACAAGCTCCAGCTCATCCGCCTGATCGAGAAGCTGCTCCCCTGGGAGCAATCCGAGAAGCCGGCCGACGCCGTGATGAAGATCGCCGTGGTCGGCCGCCCCAACACCGGCAAGTCGACCTTCATCAACACCCTGGCCCAGGCCGAGCGGATGATCGTCTCGGAACGCCCCGGCACCACCCGCGACTCGGTCGACGTCCACTTCGAGCTGGACGGCCTGCCGTTCATGGCGATCGACACCGCGGGCGTGAAGCGGAAGGCGAAGATCAAGGACGACCTGGACTTCTACTCGATCCACCGCGCCGAGCGGTCGATGCGCCGGGCCGACGTCGTCTACCTGTTCCTCGACCCGACCCAGGGGGTCACCCGGCTCGACAAGCAGCTGGCCGACTACATCGCCAAGGAATACAAGCCCTGCATCTTCGTCATCAATAAATGGGACCTGATGCTCGCCGACGAGGACGCCCAGAACGAGGGCCGCGCGGGCATGACCCGGTTCGCGCACGTCGTCCAGCACGCCTTCCGCAACATGAGCTACATGCCGATGGCGTTCATCACCGCCAAGACCGGCAAGAACGTGAAGGCGCTGCTGAACCTCTCGCAGGCGCTCTTCAAGCAGGCCAACCGCCGGGTCGGCACCGGGACTCTCAACCGCGTGCTCCGCGAGGCCGTCGAGGCCCATCCCCCGTCGATGCGCGACAACCGGGCCCCCAAGATCTACTACGCGACCCAGGTCGGCTCGGCCCCGCCGACCGTCGTCCTGTTCGTCAACAGCCCCCGGCTGTTCGACGCGACGTATCTCCGCTACCTGCTCAACGTCTTCCGCGAGAAGCTGCCCTTCCGCGACGTGCCCATCAAGCTCTACATGCGGGCCCGGAAGACGGCCGACCCCTCCGAGCGCAAGGCCCCCCGCGAGGACGACGGCGAGGATTGGGGCGAGCTGATCCACGACGAGGCGGACCGCGACGCCGCACCGGCGCCCGCCGAGGAGGTCCGCTTCCTCAACCGCGAGGTGAACGAGCTGCTCTCCGACCTCGACTCCTGA
- a CDS encoding DUF4912 domain-containing protein, translating into MRIALLGWDLDRETIDAIGRLGVDVVAFTRWFADEPEREAHPGWLEVRCPHQIGGGPRDEAVAFGVGTVRVASTSGLGFDFDVVHAMDWKSRPAAGELAARSGGPTVVVASDRAEDEEAEDPGFGPRQAPDAWICDHPWGAERLRAGFGLGRDGEEPIFTIPSQAGLSHWSDREGPRRDAAEGPCVVLTLHAGARFSPRAVVAGLKSAREKAPGLVAAVFGTAARCDRLRRVLKAEGLLSARWGETSVPTAGRWNGAVSQASVVATATDDLVDDPFARAAWLVGAPVVRLRGRDAEAFGRDILDALFDRERREVDVRLASALEGRRIDADGVAAEWLRIYLRILDRRRNAPEPNARPAASAPPPARQALAFPELRSRLTLIPVSSREALASWTLRPDDWRVALEWLGPEAARAVLTIRLFDVTDVAFDGLNAHNASDVDLGLGETHRTIALPFDGRSLAACLGVRSRWGYFHPVTHSRICHLPREGSAPATPPRRLRVAPRRPGV; encoded by the coding sequence ATGAGGATCGCTCTGCTGGGTTGGGACCTGGATCGCGAGACGATCGACGCGATCGGCCGGCTCGGCGTCGACGTCGTCGCCTTCACGCGCTGGTTCGCCGACGAGCCCGAGCGCGAGGCCCATCCCGGCTGGCTGGAAGTGCGCTGCCCGCACCAGATCGGCGGCGGCCCGCGCGACGAGGCGGTCGCGTTCGGCGTGGGGACGGTCCGGGTGGCGAGCACGTCGGGCCTGGGCTTCGACTTCGACGTCGTCCACGCCATGGACTGGAAGTCCCGGCCGGCCGCCGGCGAGCTGGCCGCGCGAAGCGGCGGGCCGACGGTCGTCGTGGCCTCGGACCGGGCCGAGGACGAGGAGGCCGAGGATCCCGGCTTCGGGCCCCGACAGGCCCCCGACGCCTGGATCTGCGACCATCCCTGGGGTGCCGAGCGGCTCCGCGCCGGCTTCGGTCTCGGCCGTGATGGCGAGGAGCCGATCTTCACGATCCCCTCGCAAGCCGGGCTGTCCCACTGGAGCGATCGCGAAGGTCCGCGACGGGACGCGGCCGAGGGCCCGTGCGTCGTCCTGACCCTGCACGCCGGCGCCCGCTTCTCGCCCCGGGCCGTCGTCGCCGGTCTCAAGTCCGCGCGCGAGAAGGCGCCGGGCCTGGTCGCTGCGGTTTTCGGGACGGCCGCCCGCTGCGATCGGCTGCGGCGGGTCTTGAAGGCCGAAGGGCTGCTCTCGGCCCGATGGGGCGAGACGAGCGTCCCGACGGCGGGCCGCTGGAACGGGGCCGTCTCGCAGGCGTCGGTCGTCGCGACGGCGACGGACGACCTGGTCGACGACCCGTTCGCCCGCGCCGCCTGGCTGGTCGGCGCGCCCGTCGTCCGCCTGCGAGGCCGAGACGCCGAGGCGTTCGGTCGGGACATCCTGGACGCACTGTTCGATCGCGAGCGTCGAGAGGTCGACGTACGCCTGGCCTCGGCCCTGGAAGGCCGCCGGATCGACGCCGACGGCGTGGCCGCGGAATGGCTGAGGATCTATCTCCGCATCCTCGATCGCAGGCGGAACGCGCCCGAGCCGAACGCCCGCCCGGCGGCGTCGGCCCCGCCCCCGGCCCGGCAAGCCCTGGCGTTCCCTGAGCTTCGGTCGCGGCTGACGCTCATCCCGGTGTCGAGCCGCGAGGCGCTGGCGTCGTGGACGCTCCGGCCCGACGACTGGCGGGTCGCGCTGGAGTGGCTGGGGCCCGAGGCCGCACGCGCCGTGCTGACGATCCGGCTGTTCGACGTGACCGACGTGGCCTTCGACGGCCTGAACGCCCACAACGCCTCGGACGTGGACCTGGGCCTGGGCGAGACCCACCGGACGATCGCCCTGCCGTTCGACGGCCGTTCGCTGGCCGCGTGCCTGGGCGTCCGCTCGCGATGGGGCTACTTCCATCCCGTGACCCACTCCCGGATCTGCCACCTCCCCCGCGAGGGATCGGCCCCGGCGACGCCCCCGCGGCGGCTCCGCGTGGCGCCCCGCCGCCCCGGCGTCTGA
- the topA gene encoding type I DNA topoisomerase encodes MPPKSSPKSAPKSGDAAKPKAAKTATPRAKTASAKGAAGKGSRTKAASASAGTPGTGPSLVIVESPKKAKSINKFLGSSYIVKASMGHVRDLPKRKLGLDVANGYAPSYEVVPAKKDTIGDLKRDAARADVVYLATDPDREGEAIAWHLQHALDLPDDRVRRVTFHEITERAVREAFTKVGPINMDMVNAQQARRFLDRFVGYQLSPLLWKKVARNLSAGRVQSVATRLIVDREREIRAFVQEEFWKITATVSPAGSAKEDERFEALLTEYEGKKFEAKTEADAHKVRDVLASAPYVVAKVEEAEKLDRPEAPFKTSTLQQQAAIRLRSSGKKTMRTAQELYEGIDVDGSGPTGLITYMRTDSLRVSDEAVTSVRDLIKDRYGDRYVPAKPNRYAAGKNAQEAHEAIRPTDLALSPERVRERLSHDQFRLYQMIYNRFVASQMTPAVFTVTDVVIQAGPGLFKAQGKILRFDGHRRVWAASGKQEDALLPPIKVADPLDLQNLDATQHFTQPPPRYSEATLIKALEKENIGRPSTYAPIIQTIQDRKYVEHKDRRFFATELGMVVTDVLVKHFPKILDLKFTGHMEDELDDIATAKEDMIKVLDEFYYPFQDALKAAETQMERVQIATDEICHVCGAPMVMKFGRTGEFLGCSKYPDCKATRPIGGQPRAEAVDSGHACPKCAKPLLIRENKKGEKFLSCSGYPECKESFDIDDQGNPVPKLTETDQKCEKCGKPMALRNGRRGPFLGCTGYPKCRNIVAVDAEGKPLPTVKIDINCEKCGKPLAVRQGKRGAFLGCTGYPKCRNAVPVPDELKDEVAKLAPPPAAAKGPDFKSLEIDETCDDCGGPMTPRKGRRGYFLGCSKYPKCKGTKEPSAETLEKINAAVVQAESAEAAAAAD; translated from the coding sequence GTGCCTCCAAAGTCCTCTCCCAAGTCCGCGCCCAAGTCCGGCGACGCCGCCAAGCCCAAGGCGGCCAAGACCGCCACGCCCCGCGCCAAGACGGCGTCCGCCAAGGGGGCGGCCGGCAAGGGTTCGCGAACGAAAGCGGCCTCCGCTTCCGCCGGGACGCCGGGCACCGGCCCCTCGCTGGTGATCGTCGAGAGCCCCAAGAAGGCCAAGTCGATCAACAAGTTCCTGGGCTCCAGCTACATCGTGAAGGCGAGCATGGGCCACGTCCGCGACCTCCCCAAGCGCAAGCTGGGCCTGGACGTCGCCAACGGCTACGCCCCGTCGTACGAGGTCGTCCCGGCCAAGAAGGACACGATCGGCGACCTCAAGCGGGACGCCGCCCGGGCCGACGTCGTCTACCTGGCGACCGACCCCGACCGCGAGGGGGAGGCCATCGCCTGGCACCTCCAGCACGCCCTCGACCTGCCCGACGACCGGGTCCGCCGCGTGACGTTCCACGAGATCACCGAGCGGGCCGTGCGGGAGGCCTTCACGAAGGTCGGCCCGATCAACATGGACATGGTCAACGCCCAGCAGGCCCGGCGGTTCCTCGACCGCTTCGTGGGCTACCAGCTCAGCCCCCTGCTCTGGAAGAAGGTCGCCCGCAACCTGAGCGCCGGGCGGGTCCAGTCGGTGGCCACCCGGCTGATCGTCGACCGCGAGCGGGAGATCCGGGCGTTCGTCCAGGAGGAGTTCTGGAAGATCACCGCCACCGTCTCGCCGGCCGGCTCCGCCAAGGAGGACGAGCGGTTCGAGGCCCTGCTGACCGAGTACGAGGGCAAGAAGTTCGAGGCCAAGACCGAGGCCGACGCCCACAAGGTCCGCGACGTCCTGGCGTCCGCGCCCTACGTCGTCGCCAAGGTCGAGGAGGCCGAGAAGCTCGACCGGCCCGAGGCCCCGTTCAAGACGAGCACGCTCCAGCAGCAGGCGGCGATCCGCCTGCGGTCTTCGGGCAAGAAGACGATGCGGACCGCCCAGGAGCTGTACGAGGGCATCGACGTCGACGGCTCGGGCCCGACCGGCCTCATCACCTACATGCGGACCGACAGCCTGCGGGTCTCCGACGAGGCCGTGACCAGCGTCCGCGACCTCATCAAGGACCGCTACGGCGACCGCTACGTGCCGGCCAAGCCCAACCGCTACGCCGCCGGCAAGAACGCCCAGGAGGCCCACGAGGCCATCCGCCCGACCGACCTGGCGCTCTCGCCGGAGCGGGTCCGCGAGCGGCTCAGCCACGACCAGTTCCGGCTGTACCAGATGATCTACAACCGGTTCGTCGCCAGCCAGATGACGCCGGCCGTCTTCACGGTCACCGACGTCGTCATCCAGGCCGGGCCGGGCCTCTTCAAGGCCCAGGGCAAGATCCTCCGGTTCGACGGCCACCGCCGGGTCTGGGCCGCGTCCGGCAAGCAGGAGGACGCGCTGCTGCCGCCGATCAAGGTCGCCGACCCCCTGGACCTCCAGAACCTGGACGCCACCCAGCACTTCACCCAGCCGCCGCCGCGCTACAGCGAGGCGACCCTGATCAAGGCGCTCGAGAAGGAGAACATCGGCCGGCCCTCCACCTACGCCCCGATCATCCAGACGATCCAGGACCGCAAGTACGTCGAGCACAAGGACCGGCGGTTCTTCGCGACTGAGCTGGGCATGGTCGTGACCGACGTCCTGGTGAAGCACTTCCCCAAGATCCTGGACCTGAAGTTCACCGGCCACATGGAGGACGAGCTCGACGACATCGCGACCGCCAAGGAGGACATGATCAAGGTCCTCGACGAGTTCTACTACCCGTTCCAGGACGCCCTCAAGGCGGCCGAGACCCAGATGGAACGGGTGCAGATCGCGACCGACGAGATCTGCCACGTCTGCGGCGCGCCGATGGTCATGAAGTTCGGCCGCACGGGCGAGTTCCTGGGCTGCTCGAAGTACCCCGACTGCAAGGCGACCCGGCCGATCGGCGGCCAGCCCCGCGCCGAGGCCGTCGACAGCGGCCACGCCTGCCCCAAGTGCGCCAAGCCGCTCTTGATCCGCGAGAACAAGAAGGGCGAGAAGTTCCTCTCCTGCTCGGGCTACCCCGAGTGCAAGGAGTCGTTCGACATCGACGACCAGGGGAACCCCGTCCCCAAGCTCACCGAGACCGACCAGAAGTGCGAGAAGTGCGGCAAGCCGATGGCCCTGCGGAACGGCCGGCGCGGGCCCTTTTTGGGCTGCACCGGCTATCCCAAGTGCCGCAACATCGTGGCCGTCGACGCCGAGGGGAAGCCCCTGCCGACCGTCAAGATCGACATCAACTGCGAGAAGTGCGGCAAGCCGCTGGCCGTCCGCCAGGGCAAGCGCGGGGCCTTCCTGGGCTGCACCGGCTACCCCAAGTGCCGCAACGCGGTCCCCGTCCCCGACGAGCTGAAGGACGAGGTCGCCAAGCTGGCCCCGCCCCCGGCGGCCGCCAAGGGGCCCGACTTCAAGTCGCTCGAGATCGACGAGACCTGCGACGACTGCGGCGGCCCGATGACCCCGCGCAAGGGGCGGCGGGGCTACTTCCTGGGCTGCTCGAAGTACCCCAAGTGCAAGGGGACCAAGGAGCCGAGCGCCGAGACGCTGGAGAAGATCAACGCGGCCGTCGTCCAGGCCGAGTCGGCCGAGGCCGCGGCCGCGGCCGATTGA
- the acpS gene encoding holo-ACP synthase, with amino-acid sequence MEIVGIGTDIVECPRIGGMIQRHGELFLRRIYTEREIRHCQSRRHAIEHFAARWAAKEAVFQALGTGPAEGVSWTDLEIRVGPRGTLKVMVAGAAKQVVRKRGVGQVLVSMAHCRTYATAYAMAIARPAPGTPSPPPPPPEA; translated from the coding sequence ATGGAGATCGTCGGGATCGGGACGGACATCGTCGAGTGCCCCAGGATCGGCGGCATGATCCAGCGCCATGGGGAGCTGTTCCTGCGCCGGATCTACACGGAGCGCGAGATCCGCCACTGCCAGTCGCGCAGGCATGCGATCGAGCACTTCGCGGCCCGGTGGGCGGCCAAGGAGGCCGTCTTCCAGGCCCTCGGGACGGGCCCGGCGGAAGGGGTCTCGTGGACCGACCTGGAGATCCGCGTCGGCCCGCGGGGGACGCTCAAGGTCATGGTCGCAGGCGCGGCGAAACAGGTCGTCCGGAAGCGGGGCGTCGGCCAGGTCCTGGTCTCGATGGCCCACTGCCGGACGTACGCCACGGCCTACGCCATGGCGATCGCCCGGCCCGCCCCGGGCACTCCTTCGCCGCCGCCGCCCCCCCCCGAAGCCTAG